Genomic segment of Ruegeria sp. TM1040:
GCTTCAGACGCAAAACGGGGATCTGAGTTGCCCCAGATCCCCGTTCCAAAACCACACTGAAATGCCCCGATCAGGACATGCCAAGCGCCTCTTTGTACATCTCGAGAACCGCCTCTTCTTCGGCGATGTCGTTTTCGTCGCGCTTGCGCAGGGCGATGATCTTGCGCAGAACCTTGACGTCATACCCGCGCCCCTTGGCTTCGGCCATGACCTCTTTCTGTTGCTCGGCGATCGCCTTTTTCTCTTCGTCCAGACGCTCGAACCGTTCGACAAACTGACGCAGTTCGCCAGCCGTCACGCGGTAGTTTTCACTCTTTTCATCTTCGGTCATGTCCATGGGATGGCCCTCGTGCAAATTGCCTCAACTGCTCCGGTTGAACCCGGTTGAGGCAGAGGGATACAGGGCTGCTGCACGCCTCGCAAGACTGGAGTTCGCCTGCATTTGCTTGCAGTGGCGCGACCACTCTTGTAGGCGCTTGTTCACCCGTGAGAGCGCAGGCGCAGAACGTGCGCCAAGTGCGCAGTGGCAAGAGGATGGCAAGCGATGGAATACCTGATTTGGGCCGGTGGCGGCCTGTCGATCCTGGGTATGGTGGGGCTGGTGTGGTGCGTGTGGACCGTCGTACGCGCCAAACGCAAGGGGCTGACCGATGACGAGTTGCGCGACGTCTTGCAGTCGGTTCTGCCCAAGAACCTCGGCGCTTTGTTGCTCTCGGTGCTTGGGCTGATGCTGGTGATGGTCGGGCTGTTCCTGCGCTGAACACCCGTGGCCTGATGCAGCATCAGGCCACGCAGCACCGGTCAGATCGGCATGTTGTCAAACTGGCTTTCGACCAATTCGTCGTTCAGCACTTGTTCCGTGCGACGCAGATGCCCGGGCACCGGCACGCCGGCCGCTTCGATCCGTCGCAGAATGCGTGCAAATTCTTGATGCAGATCCTGCCGAGCGGCCTCAGACGCGGTGCGGATCTCCTGCTCAAGATCGCAGGCACGTTCAATCAACTGTTGCGATGTCATTCGTTACTCCTCCCTTACAGGTCAACCAAAGCCCCCTGTATTCGCAGCCTGGCACGCGCTGCGTCGATCAAGTCTACTCAAATCAAAAGGTGGGGCAATCTATGTGCCCCTGCAATTCCGCAAATTGACGCATTCCAAGCGTTAAGGCTGCAATAAAAGGCACGTTGCCCATTTGCGTTGCGTGTATTCCGGTCCTGCAGGACCAAAACCCCTGCCCGAGATCGAACCTGTACGGCGCTTCGATCTAGACCAATGCGGGACAAAGGCGTAAACGATACCGCATGGATGCACGCACATTGACCCCCCGCTACTCGGTTTCTCCGCAGATCTCCGTGGAGGATATTCCCGCAATCAAAGCCGCCGGTTTTACAACGGTGATCTGCAACAGACCTGATGCAGAAGTCCCGCCCAGCCATCAGGCCGAGGCGATCCGCGCAGCCGTCGAAGACGCCGGGTTGTCTTTTCAGGTCCTGCCGCTCACCCACCAGACGATGACGCCGGAAAACGTTGAAAAACAAGGCGCTTTTGTCCAAAGTTCAGAAGGTCCGGTGCTGGCGTATTGCGCCTCGGGCACGCGGTGTTCCGTGATCTGGGCGCTGGGTCAGGTGGCCAATCCAGAGATTTCGGTGGATGACATCATGTCGACCACGCAGGAGGCTGGGTATGATCTTTCGGGCCTGCGCCCCACGCTTGAGGCCCTTAAGGGGTAGTCTCCGCCACGGATTCCCGAGCGCGGATCTCCGGGCGATTGTCCCGGCATCACGCGAAGGAAACGCCCTGACGAAGATCAGTCGCAATGACGGCCCGCGGTGTCCACCGTGGGCCATATTTTTCCAAGAGAGCTGATGCGCCCCGCGGCGCTGTGGTTATGTTCCGGTCTCTGAAAGATCAGACAGACCAGCAAGCTCCGAGATCTCGGCCGCCGTGTCATCGGCGTTAAAATCACCAAGGTCATTCATGGGCAGTTCGGGCAGCTCTCCCATGGCGTCAAAATCGCCCATGGGCAAGTCGCCCCCTTCAAGGCCGCCGCCAAAATCGCCTCCGAGGTCGCCGCCAAGATCACCGCCCAAATCGACACCTAGGTCGCCGCCCATCATGCCACCGAGATCGCCACCAAGGCCATCACCGGGTTCCTGCAGACCATGCGCGGCAATCGAGAGATCAAGCGTGTTGTCTTCGAGCGCGGGCGCCCCACCATGACCGATCCCGTCGGAAAAACTGCCTTCGTTATGAGGCACAAGACGGGTGCGCTGCTGATCCAGACGCACGGCACGCGCGCCATTCATCTGCCCCAACCGTCCCTTTGCAATGGCCTGACCATTGATGGCAATCAAATCGGTCTCGTAGAGATAGGCCTGATCGAGCGGCAAGAGCTCTCCCACTTTGAGGGTGGAGAACTGGCGCAAAGGCACGCGCATCTTGCACAGGACCGCCGTCAGTTCCGCCCGCATGGAGCCAACGCTCGACCCCAGACGCGGGCCACGGATCGCATTGGCCTCGTCATATTCATCGACAGACGGTTCCGGCAGAACCAGACAGATTTCGCCCTGCATCTTGCCAGTGGCGAGATCGACGTTGAGATTGATGACCCGGTAATCCTCGGCTTCCATACCGAGCACAAGTGTGCGCACATCTTCGACCTGCGCGCCAAAGCGATAGCCTTCGAAGATGCTCAGGTCGGTCTGGTCTTCGAGCAGGCTCGAGACCTTGGCAAACAGCTTTTCAAGGAATTCCGCCACCATGGCGGCGTCCGTGGGCGTATAATTGCGCTCATCCCCGGACATGCCCAGCACGGTACCCATGGTCTGCTGTTGAATCAGAGCTGTAACCGCCGCCGCATCCAGTGTCGCAGCACCAATCCGTCCTGCAGGGCAATCCAGAACCACAAGGAGGTGTTTATCGGAAAGAAGGCCGGTCAGATCCTCGGGCACGCGGTTGGTCTGACGTGCCGCGATCACTGCCATGGGCAATTCGCACAGATCCTCGGCAGCCCGCGCCACCGATCTGCGCAAGGCCTTGAGCGTGAGCGAGCCGCCTGTCCCGGCAGTGCCCTCTTTTGAGGCTGCAAGTTTGCGCGCCAGTCCCCCGACCGCGCGATTGCCTTCCTCAGTTTGATCCTTATCCGTCATAAATGAACCCGAAGCCTTCCGCACCCGTATGCAGACGGTTCTATCCCAGCGCTGGTTACCAAGACCTTTACAAATTTCAGAGGATTTCTTCTATTTTCGTCTCTCGTGGCAAAGAGACCAGAAAAGCGGCCCCTTTTTGCGTCGCAAGCAGATGAATATCACCACCCAGCTTGCGCATGATCTCCTTGCAGATCGCCAGCCCAAGACCTGCCCCTCCTGCGCGTTCGGGTGTCACGCGTGAGAATTTCTCAAAGATCATTTCGCGAA
This window contains:
- a CDS encoding DUF2312 domain-containing protein, translated to MDMTEDEKSENYRVTAGELRQFVERFERLDEEKKAIAEQQKEVMAEAKGRGYDVKVLRKIIALRKRDENDIAEEEAVLEMYKEALGMS
- a CDS encoding TIGR01244 family sulfur transferase; this encodes MDARTLTPRYSVSPQISVEDIPAIKAAGFTTVICNRPDAEVPPSHQAEAIRAAVEDAGLSFQVLPLTHQTMTPENVEKQGAFVQSSEGPVLAYCASGTRCSVIWALGQVANPEISVDDIMSTTQEAGYDLSGLRPTLEALKG
- a CDS encoding FliM/FliN family flagellar motor C-terminal domain-containing protein; translated protein: MTDKDQTEEGNRAVGGLARKLAASKEGTAGTGGSLTLKALRRSVARAAEDLCELPMAVIAARQTNRVPEDLTGLLSDKHLLVVLDCPAGRIGAATLDAAAVTALIQQQTMGTVLGMSGDERNYTPTDAAMVAEFLEKLFAKVSSLLEDQTDLSIFEGYRFGAQVEDVRTLVLGMEAEDYRVINLNVDLATGKMQGEICLVLPEPSVDEYDEANAIRGPRLGSSVGSMRAELTAVLCKMRVPLRQFSTLKVGELLPLDQAYLYETDLIAINGQAIAKGRLGQMNGARAVRLDQQRTRLVPHNEGSFSDGIGHGGAPALEDNTLDLSIAAHGLQEPGDGLGGDLGGMMGGDLGVDLGGDLGGDLGGDFGGGLEGGDLPMGDFDAMGELPELPMNDLGDFNADDTAAEISELAGLSDLSETGT